In a single window of the Triticum aestivum cultivar Chinese Spring unplaced genomic scaffold, IWGSC CS RefSeq v2.1 scaffold89980, whole genome shotgun sequence genome:
- the LOC123172820 gene encoding RING-H2 finger protein ATL43-like produces the protein MEPSRRLLLSDYDGAIMSPLPSPSTSSAAPFKPGVAVVVGILTSVFSITFLLLLYAKHCKRSAAESSGPYGSGGGSGGGAAGERRNSGVERAVVESLPVFRFGALRGQKAGLECAVCLGRFEPTEALRLLPKCRHGFHVECVDTWLDAHSTCPLCRSRVDPEDVLLLPEPPKPSTTGPPEPPEQKAAAAVATVKDKSKDAALAPAPAPSPAWRRIAGRHSTGSVRAPGRVGPTSRRSADLEVGGGDGGAATVGCFDVAKVRKDRVLMVEPAAAVAEPDPVAFDRRFGHRILVSTACGCDDETAPAAKQRWSDLRPADLMFVRSEMLVTETGRYSCSAAVNSGNRGRAEISGRCLSEIAGVSRLPPIRAGAEARAGSARRWPGSSWWARGSPGVNGPST, from the coding sequence atGGAGCCGTCGCGGCGGCTTCTGCTCTCCGACTACGACGGCGCGATCATGtcgccgctgccgtcgccgtcCACGTCGTCGGCCGCGCCGTTCAAGCCGGGCGTGGCGGTGGTCGTGGGGATACTGACGAGCGTcttctccatcaccttcctcctgCTGCTCTACGCCAAGCACTGCAAGCGGAGCGCCGCGGAGTCGTCGGGCCCCTACgggagcggcggcggctccggAGGTGGCGCGGCGGGCGAGCGGAGGAACTCCGGCGTGGAGCGCGCGGTGGTGGAGTCGCTCCCCGTGTTCCGCTTCGGGGCGCTGCGCGGGCAGAAGGCCGGGCTCGAGTGCGCCGTCTGCCTCGGCCGCTTCGAGCCGACGGAGGCGCTGCGGCTGCTGCCCAAATGCCGGCACGGGTTCCACGTCGAGTGCGTGGATACGTGGCTGGACGCGCACTCCACGTGCCCGCTCTGCCGCTCCCGCGTCGACCCGGAGGACGTGCTGCTCCTGCCTGAGCCGCCCAAGCCGTCCACCACGGGACCTCCCGAACCGCCGGAGCAGAAAGCTGCCGCTGCCGTTGCTACGGTCAAGGACAAGAGCAAGGACGCAGCCTTGGCTCCTGCGCCTGCACCCTCTCCGGCGTGGCGAAGGATAGCGGGCCGGCACTCGACGGGGTCGGTGCGAGCGCCTGGGCGGGTTGGCCCTACGTCACGGCGGTCGGCCGATCTGGAGGTGGGAGGAGGCGATGGTGGCGCGGCTACGGTGGGCTGCTTCGACGTCGCGAAGGTGAGGAAGGACCGGGTGCTGATGGTGGAACCGGCAGCCGCGGTGGCGGAGCCCGATCCGGTCGCGTTCGACCGGCGGTTCGGGCACCGTATCCTGGTGAGCACCGCGTGCGGCTGCGACGACGAGACGGCCCCGGCAGCTAAGCAGCGGTGGAGCGACCTCCGGCCGGCCGATCTGATGTTCGTGCGGTCGGAGATGCTGGTGACCGAGACCGGGCGGTACTCCTGCTcggccgccgtcaactccggcaaCCGCGGCAGGGCCGAGATCAGCGGGCGCTGCCTCTCCGAGATCGCCGGCGTGAGCCGCCTCCCTCCGATCCGCGCCGGCGCGGAAGCGCGGGCCGGGAGCGCGCGTCGGTGGCCGGGCTCGAGCTGGTGGGCCCGGGGCTCGCCCGGCGTTAACGGCCCTAGCACCTAG